The following are encoded together in the Bacillus cereus group sp. RP43 genome:
- a CDS encoding ATP-binding cassette domain-containing protein translates to MDIKIHGLEKAFGKTQALKPLQIVMKKGEFTTLLGPSGCGKTTLLRMIAGLEEPDKGEIYFGDKCMYSSAKKIKTSPHERNIGMVFQDFALWPHMTVFENVAFGLRATKQTNQLREKVEDAIKRVRLQGMEKRYPHELSGGQQQRVAFARAIVTKPHFILFDEPLSALDAILREEMRIELMDIVHSIGLTALYVTHDQTEAMSMSDQIIVMKQGEVLQKGTPEDIYVKPSHEFVAKFVGKANWLVEGKKMIRPEHVSWTKNDLCEMYTGEVQHVTYVGERYEVKVNMGTLGVWTAYHNSKLSIGKPVSLYVPKKCIHHIGGESYEEIQFA, encoded by the coding sequence ATGGATATTAAAATTCATGGATTAGAAAAGGCATTTGGAAAAACGCAGGCGTTAAAGCCGTTACAGATTGTAATGAAAAAAGGGGAATTCACCACACTTTTAGGACCTTCAGGATGCGGGAAAACGACTTTACTTAGAATGATTGCAGGGCTTGAAGAACCGGATAAAGGTGAAATATATTTTGGAGATAAGTGCATGTATTCTTCTGCTAAAAAGATAAAAACATCTCCTCATGAACGGAATATCGGTATGGTATTTCAAGATTTTGCTTTATGGCCGCATATGACTGTTTTTGAAAATGTTGCATTTGGGTTAAGGGCTACAAAGCAAACAAATCAATTAAGAGAAAAGGTAGAAGATGCGATAAAGCGAGTTCGTTTGCAAGGTATGGAGAAAAGATATCCGCATGAACTCTCAGGTGGACAGCAGCAACGTGTCGCATTTGCTAGAGCAATTGTAACGAAACCTCATTTTATTTTGTTCGATGAACCGCTAAGTGCACTCGATGCAATTTTGAGAGAAGAAATGCGAATAGAGCTTATGGACATCGTTCATTCCATTGGTTTAACGGCATTGTATGTAACGCACGATCAAACAGAAGCCATGTCAATGTCAGACCAAATTATTGTCATGAAACAAGGAGAAGTATTACAAAAAGGAACACCAGAAGATATTTATGTGAAACCGTCTCATGAATTTGTTGCCAAATTTGTTGGTAAGGCAAATTGGCTTGTAGAGGGGAAAAAAATGATTCGTCCAGAGCATGTGAGCTGGACAAAAAATGACTTGTGCGAAATGTATACCGGTGAAGTTCAGCACGTTACATATGTAGGAGAACGTTATGAAGTGAAAGTAAACATGGGGACACTCGGTGTATGGACAGCTTATCACAATAGTAAGCTAAGCATCGGGAAACCAGTATCGTTATATGTACCAAAAAAATGTATTCATCATATAGGGGGAGAATCGTATGAAGAAATTCAGTTCGCTTAA
- a CDS encoding extracellular solute-binding protein, whose protein sequence is MKKFSSLKSLFVCTLLFSAVVTGCSSKTGSADAKNKNANEKKIVVYSAGPKGLAEKIQKDFEKKTGIKVEMFQGTTGKILARMEAEKKNPVVDVVVLASLPAMEGLKKDGKTLAYKEAKQADKLRSEWSDDKGHYFGYSASALGIVYNTKNVKTAPEDWSDITKEEWKGKVNLPDPALSGSALDFVTGYVKKNGQDGWNLFEQLKKNEVTVAGANQEALDPVVTGAKDMVIAGVDYMTYSAKAKGEPVDIVYPKSGTVISPRAAGIMKDSKNVEGAKEFIDYLLSDDVQKQVSKAYLLPGRKDIKAENRPNVEEIPVLNIDWKTVEKEQDEIAKQFKKVFQ, encoded by the coding sequence ATGAAGAAATTCAGTTCGCTTAAGTCTTTATTTGTATGTACTTTACTATTTTCTGCTGTAGTAACAGGTTGTAGCTCAAAGACAGGCAGTGCAGATGCAAAAAATAAAAACGCTAATGAAAAGAAAATTGTTGTATATAGTGCAGGACCAAAAGGATTAGCAGAAAAAATTCAAAAGGACTTTGAAAAGAAAACAGGGATAAAAGTAGAAATGTTTCAAGGAACAACAGGTAAGATTTTAGCAAGAATGGAGGCTGAAAAGAAAAATCCAGTCGTTGACGTTGTCGTACTCGCTTCTTTACCAGCGATGGAAGGATTAAAAAAAGATGGGAAAACGTTAGCTTATAAAGAAGCAAAACAAGCTGATAAGCTTCGTTCTGAATGGTCGGATGATAAAGGACATTATTTTGGATATAGTGCTTCAGCATTAGGAATTGTGTATAACACAAAAAATGTGAAGACAGCACCTGAAGATTGGAGCGATATAACGAAAGAAGAATGGAAAGGGAAAGTGAATCTTCCCGATCCAGCACTTTCAGGTTCAGCTTTAGACTTTGTAACAGGATATGTGAAAAAAAATGGACAAGATGGATGGAATTTATTTGAACAGCTTAAGAAAAATGAAGTTACAGTAGCTGGGGCAAACCAAGAAGCATTAGACCCAGTTGTAACAGGTGCGAAAGATATGGTAATTGCGGGTGTTGACTATATGACGTACAGTGCAAAAGCAAAGGGTGAACCGGTTGATATCGTATATCCAAAAAGCGGAACAGTCATTAGTCCACGTGCAGCAGGCATTATGAAGGATAGTAAAAATGTAGAAGGTGCAAAAGAGTTTATTGATTATTTATTATCAGATGATGTGCAAAAACAAGTTTCTAAAGCGTATTTGTTGCCAGGTAGAAAAGATATAAAAGCTGAAAATAGACCGAATGTAGAAGAGATTCCAGTATTAAATATTGATTGGAAAACAGTTGAGAAAGAACAAGATGAAATAGCAAAACAATTTAAGAAAGTATTTCAATAA
- a CDS encoding YfmQ family protein has translation MTTWFIVLLVVFGAFKIIVSSLPNSVIESIISRYETHPQLEEENVTVTINGNNLEGEKKSQIIHDFNDGLFLDRYYAPPYNEGTPLIINAKRGKKDFTFYIYNHEEHVDVVKQHKKKVVAYSLRSKNLQNSDMFVSADLA, from the coding sequence ATGACGACTTGGTTTATTGTACTGTTAGTTGTATTTGGGGCATTTAAAATTATCGTTTCTAGCCTTCCTAACTCTGTTATTGAATCCATTATTAGCAGGTACGAAACACATCCACAACTTGAAGAAGAGAATGTAACTGTTACAATCAATGGAAATAATTTAGAAGGCGAAAAGAAATCTCAAATTATTCATGATTTTAATGACGGTTTATTTTTAGATCGCTATTATGCACCGCCATATAATGAGGGAACTCCTTTAATTATCAATGCAAAGCGTGGCAAAAAGGATTTTACATTTTATATTTATAATCATGAAGAGCATGTTGATGTTGTAAAACAACATAAAAAGAAAGTAGTTGCTTATAGTTTACGCTCAAAAAACCTTCAAAATAGTGATATGTTCGTGTCAGCTGATTTAGCTTAA
- a CDS encoding MBL fold metallo-hydrolase, producing MMRVEVWGGAGEYGRSCYFVKNKETKILFDCGINRSYEDSYPKIEREVVPFLDAVFLSHIHEDHTMGLPLLTKYGYKKKIWTTRYTKEQLPTYFEKWRNYNLSKGWNLPYNDQNIKDLNYVCIDEISNPNEWIQITPTLRFQWGYSGHVLGAVWFLVDMCNTYVFYSGDYSAESNILRANLPEKLRGDIKIAIVDAAYHTDDISQNERINELYAEIERVAQNKGIALLPLPPLGRAQDIVFYLYEKYKELPIIVDKEILAGFEEMFVYKEWIKNNEELERVLDSLKRNIIVMDNDICMQNSYGIVVMSDANMQTKRAQLYYEQLRHEERNSIIFTGHIAKGSFAEKVIKERVSRECRVERVQYKVHQSISDVKAMLNILLPEHTVLVHAFKEDTDRLQQKLSSSGYENIYSLATELIEVI from the coding sequence ATGATGAGGGTAGAAGTATGGGGAGGAGCAGGAGAATACGGTCGTTCCTGCTATTTTGTAAAAAATAAAGAGACGAAAATACTATTTGATTGTGGTATTAATCGATCATATGAGGATAGTTATCCCAAAATAGAAAGAGAAGTTGTTCCGTTTTTGGATGCAGTATTTTTATCACATATTCATGAAGATCATACGATGGGTTTACCTTTATTGACGAAGTATGGATATAAGAAAAAAATTTGGACGACTCGTTATACGAAGGAGCAACTGCCAACTTATTTTGAAAAATGGAGAAACTACAATCTTTCAAAAGGGTGGAATTTACCTTATAACGACCAAAATATTAAAGATTTAAATTATGTGTGTATTGATGAGATTAGTAATCCGAATGAATGGATACAAATTACTCCTACATTGCGGTTTCAATGGGGATATAGTGGGCATGTATTAGGAGCAGTTTGGTTTTTAGTGGATATGTGTAATACATACGTATTTTATTCAGGTGATTATTCAGCAGAGTCTAATATACTCCGAGCTAATTTACCTGAGAAATTGCGTGGCGATATAAAAATTGCAATTGTAGATGCCGCATATCACACTGATGATATTTCGCAAAACGAACGAATAAACGAACTATATGCGGAAATTGAACGAGTTGCTCAAAATAAAGGAATAGCATTACTACCGCTGCCTCCACTTGGTAGGGCGCAAGATATAGTATTTTATTTATATGAAAAATATAAAGAGCTCCCAATTATAGTAGACAAAGAAATTTTGGCTGGATTTGAAGAGATGTTTGTATATAAAGAGTGGATAAAAAATAATGAAGAACTTGAGCGGGTTCTGGATAGTTTAAAAAGAAACATAATAGTTATGGATAATGATATATGTATGCAAAATAGTTACGGAATAGTTGTAATGAGTGATGCGAATATGCAAACGAAACGAGCACAGTTGTATTATGAACAACTTCGGCATGAAGAACGAAATTCCATTATCTTTACTGGACATATTGCTAAAGGGAGTTTTGCTGAAAAGGTGATAAAAGAACGTGTTAGTAGAGAATGTAGAGTGGAGAGAGTTCAGTATAAGGTTCATCAAAGTATAAGTGACGTTAAGGCGATGTTAAATATATTATTACCAGAACATACGGTGTTAGTGCATGCTTTTAAAGAGGATACGGATCGATTACAACAAAAGCTAAGCTCATCGGGATATGAAAATATATATTCACTTGCTACGGAACTTATAGAAGTCATTTAA
- the ucpA gene encoding SDR family oxidoreductase UcpA has translation MGKLDGKVAFITGAAMGNGAGIAHVFAELGAKVLLVDISETVHDTAKNIVSKGLDAASYVVDVADFNAVKEVTKVAYEKYGKIDILVNNAGVIRLANFLDMSDEMRDFQFQVNINGVWNFSKAVLPYMIEKNYGKIVNMSSVTGTIVADEGETAYATTKAAIWGFTKALAREVAKHRITVNAICPGYIMTPMAEQIANESAPNKPSNVIDGIASGVPLGRLGKIEEVGQLAGFLASDESSYITGTHIVIDGGSTLPETVSVGVK, from the coding sequence ATGGGAAAATTAGATGGTAAGGTCGCTTTTATTACAGGAGCTGCGATGGGGAACGGAGCTGGAATTGCTCATGTGTTTGCAGAGTTAGGGGCGAAAGTGTTACTTGTTGATATTTCAGAGACAGTTCATGATACTGCAAAAAATATTGTTAGTAAAGGATTAGATGCTGCGAGTTACGTAGTCGATGTGGCTGATTTTAATGCTGTAAAAGAAGTAACGAAAGTAGCATATGAGAAGTATGGGAAGATTGATATATTAGTTAATAACGCAGGAGTGATCCGTCTTGCGAATTTTCTAGATATGTCAGATGAAATGCGTGATTTTCAATTTCAAGTAAATATTAATGGAGTATGGAATTTCTCTAAAGCAGTATTGCCATATATGATTGAGAAAAATTACGGGAAGATTGTTAATATGTCTTCTGTAACAGGAACAATAGTTGCTGACGAAGGTGAAACGGCATATGCAACGACAAAGGCAGCAATTTGGGGATTTACGAAGGCATTAGCTCGTGAAGTTGCGAAGCATCGAATTACTGTAAATGCAATTTGTCCAGGCTATATTATGACGCCAATGGCAGAGCAAATAGCGAATGAGTCCGCTCCAAATAAGCCGAGTAATGTCATCGATGGAATTGCTTCAGGTGTTCCTTTAGGACGTTTAGGGAAAATCGAGGAAGTAGGTCAATTAGCAGGATTTTTAGCGTCTGACGAATCAAGCTACATAACAGGTACACATATTGTCATTGATGGCGGTAGCACATTACCAGAAACTGTTTCAGTCGGTGTAAAGTAA
- a CDS encoding serine hydrolase — MRGLKVVGIIAGITIVGYIAFFSVKEYVNSKEDPNYVLNYIKEHTDDKTASLIVKRNGETLTSLNENEKLPLASMSKIVIAIEYAKQIDEGKIRKDEQISLKELEKYYVKNTDGGAHPAWLDDVKARALVKDGQISLEEVVKGMIHYSSNANASYLLDKLGTARVNESLKELGLNSHDEFYPAYTAALYMRGYVEKEMHIPKNKALDKLRNMSNDEYVKHVWQIHEWMKDEKEWAKREISLKADMDAQRIWSDRLVGANAKDYMSLMGKINNRNYFTQQMQSEIENIFKRTVGDGMFEYAGQKGGSTAFVLANSFYGTDKKGNKIEIVFMMNNLSEKAFEKLLNNMDYFIRDIVISEEFRKKL, encoded by the coding sequence ATGAGAGGGTTAAAAGTTGTTGGAATTATAGCTGGAATTACTATAGTAGGCTATATAGCTTTCTTTTCAGTGAAGGAATATGTCAATTCAAAAGAAGATCCTAATTATGTGCTAAATTATATAAAAGAACATACGGATGATAAAACAGCTTCTTTAATCGTTAAAAGAAATGGTGAGACATTAACATCACTAAATGAAAATGAAAAATTACCACTAGCAAGTATGTCGAAAATCGTTATAGCAATTGAATATGCTAAGCAAATAGATGAAGGAAAGATAAGAAAAGACGAGCAAATTTCATTGAAAGAATTAGAAAAATACTATGTGAAAAACACTGATGGTGGTGCACACCCTGCATGGCTAGATGATGTGAAAGCTAGAGCGTTAGTGAAGGATGGGCAAATCTCTTTAGAAGAAGTAGTTAAAGGAATGATTCATTATAGTTCGAATGCGAACGCATCATATTTATTGGACAAGCTTGGAACAGCACGGGTGAATGAAAGTTTGAAAGAGTTAGGCTTAAATAGTCACGATGAATTTTATCCGGCGTATACAGCAGCATTATATATGAGGGGATATGTTGAAAAAGAAATGCATATTCCCAAAAATAAAGCATTGGACAAGCTACGTAATATGTCTAATGATGAATATGTTAAGCATGTATGGCAAATACATGAATGGATGAAAGACGAGAAAGAATGGGCAAAACGGGAGATATCGTTAAAAGCCGATATGGACGCCCAACGTATTTGGTCAGATCGGTTAGTAGGTGCAAATGCGAAAGATTACATGAGTTTAATGGGAAAGATAAATAATAGAAACTATTTTACACAACAAATGCAAAGTGAGATTGAAAACATATTTAAAAGAACAGTAGGGGATGGAATGTTCGAATATGCCGGACAGAAAGGTGGTTCTACGGCATTTGTATTAGCAAATAGTTTTTATGGTACTGATAAAAAAGGGAATAAGATTGAGATTGTCTTTATGATGAATAATTTAAGTGAGAAAGCGTTTGAAAAACTTTTAAATAATATGGATTACTTTATTCGAGATATCGTCATAAGCGAAGAATTTAGAAAAAAATTATAA
- a CDS encoding iron ABC transporter permease, with amino-acid sequence MVNRFVSVRQVGMTVALLLVAMLIVIPLFLILFSSVYENSSWNFLKPFEVMQSGGFAGIFLNSMLLGVLVVIGATIFAFPLAFIMSKTDVGKYSKLDIVFMIPFMTPPYIGSMGWILFMQPNGYFEQFFPALKSISSSFFSLGGMVLIMSLHLFPFLYFMLKNTLLQIGSSKEEAAAVHGGSFLYRLRKIILPLLVSSYVMGALLIFVKTIAEFGTPATFGRRIGFHVLTSEIHKFISSWPIDFSSATALSSLLLSACMLIWYMQNVLNRKYSYAMVSGKGVKSKRYTLSIVTRFIAWIYVIGLLIVAIGIPYFSILIASLSKLRGGGLHLNNFTISHYEALFTIGSPGLEALWNSFLFSLVTAIVAVIIGVFLALMIRKGKKSSEKWLDMCGMLPNMVPGIVMVVGLILFWNSPYMPMSIYNTPVMVIVTYVVLFLPYTVQYVKASLGQIDDSLIQAGSVFSGNYIYIFRKIILPLIIPGILAGWAMTFTISIRELVASLLVLPPSVETSATFIFAQFEQGEVSIGMAMAVVSVGLTTMCLLLLQHMEQKRKGVA; translated from the coding sequence ATGGTAAATCGATTCGTATCAGTAAGACAAGTTGGAATGACAGTAGCGTTGTTACTTGTGGCGATGTTAATCGTCATTCCGCTTTTTCTCATTTTATTTTCTAGTGTATATGAAAATAGCAGTTGGAATTTTTTAAAGCCTTTTGAAGTCATGCAGAGTGGTGGATTTGCAGGGATTTTTCTAAATTCGATGCTTCTAGGTGTACTCGTTGTAATAGGAGCTACAATATTTGCATTTCCATTGGCGTTCATTATGAGCAAAACAGATGTAGGAAAGTATAGTAAGTTAGATATTGTTTTTATGATACCATTTATGACCCCGCCCTATATCGGATCGATGGGATGGATTTTGTTCATGCAACCTAACGGCTATTTTGAACAATTCTTTCCGGCTTTAAAGTCGATTTCATCATCGTTTTTTAGTTTAGGCGGTATGGTTTTAATTATGAGTCTGCATTTATTTCCATTTCTTTATTTCATGTTGAAAAACACGTTACTTCAAATTGGAAGTAGTAAAGAAGAAGCTGCAGCAGTTCATGGCGGAAGCTTCCTCTACCGTTTAAGAAAAATAATATTGCCGTTATTGGTATCAAGTTATGTAATGGGAGCTTTACTCATTTTCGTAAAGACGATTGCAGAATTTGGAACACCAGCTACATTCGGACGTAGAATAGGATTTCATGTGCTAACATCAGAAATCCATAAATTTATTTCGAGTTGGCCAATTGATTTTAGTAGTGCAACAGCATTATCTTCTTTATTACTAAGTGCGTGTATGCTTATTTGGTATATGCAAAATGTATTGAATCGAAAGTATTCATATGCCATGGTTAGTGGAAAAGGTGTGAAATCTAAAAGGTATACTTTGTCTATAGTTACACGTTTTATAGCATGGATTTATGTAATTGGTTTACTAATAGTCGCAATTGGCATTCCATACTTTTCTATACTGATAGCTTCTTTGTCGAAATTAAGAGGCGGTGGCTTACATTTAAATAACTTTACAATAAGCCATTATGAAGCATTATTTACAATTGGTTCTCCGGGATTAGAAGCTTTATGGAACAGTTTTCTTTTTTCACTCGTAACAGCGATTGTTGCTGTAATTATTGGCGTATTTTTGGCACTTATGATTCGAAAGGGGAAAAAGTCATCTGAAAAATGGCTTGATATGTGCGGCATGTTACCGAATATGGTACCAGGAATAGTGATGGTTGTAGGGCTTATTTTATTTTGGAATTCACCATATATGCCTATGTCAATTTACAATACACCTGTCATGGTTATCGTAACGTATGTTGTTCTTTTTCTACCGTATACGGTACAGTATGTAAAAGCTTCGCTCGGACAAATTGATGATTCTCTTATACAGGCGGGAAGCGTTTTTTCTGGGAATTATATTTATATTTTTAGAAAAATAATATTGCCTCTTATTATTCCAGGAATTCTTGCTGGATGGGCGATGACATTTACGATTTCGATAAGAGAGTTAGTAGCGTCGCTTCTCGTACTACCTCCATCAGTAGAAACGTCAGCAACGTTTATTTTTGCTCAATTTGAACAGGGGGAAGTATCTATAGGAATGGCGATGGCCGTTGTTTCTGTTGGACTTACAACAATGTGCTTATTACTTCTGCAACATATGGAGCAAAAACGAAAAGGGGTAGCATGA
- a CDS encoding DUF4398 domain-containing protein — MKKLSFVMLFLLVVMTGCSNYDTYIETGMQSLKNEKYSDAIMWFEKAEKEKSGNEAKAYKEVAQLLDQGATALKDGKYAETKDIANEVLQKKKDDALEKAVTSNAENMLQKAKDVEEKVNERVAKRRKVEEEGIDKLIKAVDSIDEVKEKEKKVSEALDKAEEAQAKIEEKKNK, encoded by the coding sequence ATGAAAAAATTAAGTTTTGTTATGCTTTTTCTGTTAGTCGTAATGACTGGATGTAGTAATTACGACACATATATTGAAACAGGTATGCAATCATTGAAAAATGAAAAATATAGTGATGCGATTATGTGGTTTGAAAAAGCGGAAAAAGAAAAATCAGGAAATGAAGCGAAGGCATATAAAGAAGTCGCTCAGTTACTAGATCAAGGTGCGACAGCATTAAAAGACGGCAAGTATGCAGAAACGAAAGATATTGCAAATGAAGTGTTACAAAAGAAAAAAGACGATGCACTTGAAAAAGCTGTGACATCAAATGCAGAGAATATGCTTCAAAAAGCAAAAGATGTGGAAGAGAAAGTAAATGAAAGAGTGGCAAAGCGTAGAAAGGTAGAAGAAGAAGGAATCGATAAACTTATTAAAGCTGTCGATAGTATAGATGAAGTGAAAGAAAAAGAGAAAAAAGTTTCAGAAGCATTAGATAAGGCTGAAGAGGCACAAGCAAAAATTGAGGAAAAGAAAAATAAATAG
- a CDS encoding LysR family transcriptional regulator, whose product MNLLKLEIVVLIKKYKKLTIVAEKLGVKQPTITFHIKSLEEELGVPLFELRSGRYFLTEAGEALHHYACKIDALMKEARRVTQEFKDFNKGAITIGASYVPATYLLPEVVHQFQCEFPNIKITLIVKTAPEIRTMLQNHEIDLGVISAAPFDEPLLKQMNVMPDTLVLAFSKEHHLSKRTNVSLQDIEKERILLHRNPSTTRDLLTQWTLAHNIFFQSEIELDSLETMKQILKYGNGVAFISKLAIEQEIQRNELCYIPIPDFEFQRNIYTIHHEDRWNSKIISFLLHSITSFAAKN is encoded by the coding sequence ATGAATCTCTTAAAATTAGAAATTGTAGTGCTTATTAAGAAATACAAAAAGCTTACTATCGTTGCAGAAAAACTTGGCGTTAAACAACCTACTATTACGTTTCATATAAAAAGCTTAGAAGAGGAACTTGGTGTGCCTTTATTTGAATTACGTTCTGGAAGGTATTTCTTAACAGAAGCTGGTGAGGCGTTGCATCATTATGCTTGTAAAATAGATGCACTTATGAAAGAAGCTAGGCGGGTCACACAAGAGTTTAAAGATTTTAATAAAGGCGCTATAACAATTGGTGCTAGTTATGTACCAGCGACTTATCTTTTACCAGAAGTTGTTCACCAATTTCAATGCGAATTTCCAAATATAAAAATAACACTCATAGTAAAAACAGCTCCTGAAATTCGAACGATGCTACAAAATCATGAAATTGATCTCGGGGTAATTTCTGCGGCACCGTTTGACGAACCACTTCTAAAACAAATGAATGTAATGCCTGATACACTTGTTCTTGCCTTTTCCAAAGAACATCATCTTTCTAAAAGAACAAATGTATCATTACAAGATATCGAAAAAGAACGTATATTATTGCATCGTAACCCATCTACAACGAGAGATTTACTTACACAATGGACGTTAGCACATAACATCTTCTTTCAATCAGAAATTGAACTAGATTCATTAGAAACGATGAAACAAATTTTAAAATATGGTAATGGCGTCGCTTTTATTTCTAAACTTGCTATTGAACAAGAAATACAGCGAAATGAGCTATGCTATATACCGATCCCCGATTTTGAATTTCAGCGTAATATTTACACCATTCATCATGAGGACAGATGGAATTCTAAAATCATTTCTTTTTTACTACATAGCATTACTTCTTTTGCAGCAAAAAATTAA
- a CDS encoding MFS transporter, producing MGDVSIVPNDSKMKIATRNIILMMIGKMTSLLGAGIYTFAMGLYVLKTTGSGMGFATTLVCGSLPRMICGPIAGAVADRVNRKWLVIGTDLLSSLTMLIMFILATIFGPSLLFIYVSAALLSICASFYSVALTSSIPNLVDEGRIQKASALNQTASSLSNILGPIIGGVVFGFFSIQSFFLLNSITFFLAVILQLFIVFDLYKKEVAESKEHFLTSIKEGFSYVKRQHEIYGLMKIALWVNFFACGLTVALPYIIVQTLHLSSKQLGTVEGMLAVGMLMGAIALSVRKEVNNLFRSIYSGLFLFAGLSLCTVFPLLVTIPKVASFIYYIAFMMLTGISIMIVNIPMQVHMQKTTDPSYLGRVFGLLETIATAIAPLGMIVYGLLLDMLPTSIVMMTIGGGLLLVVLVGVKQHMAKRKVNVSA from the coding sequence ATGGGGGATGTAAGTATAGTTCCAAATGATTCAAAAATGAAGATTGCAACGAGAAATATTATTTTAATGATGATTGGAAAGATGACGTCTTTGCTAGGAGCGGGTATTTATACGTTCGCAATGGGGTTATACGTATTAAAGACAACAGGGTCAGGGATGGGGTTTGCAACTACGCTCGTTTGTGGATCACTTCCAAGGATGATTTGTGGCCCAATTGCAGGTGCTGTAGCAGACCGTGTTAATCGAAAATGGCTTGTCATTGGCACGGATTTATTAAGTAGCTTAACGATGCTTATTATGTTTATTCTTGCTACTATATTTGGGCCATCACTTCTGTTTATTTATGTTTCAGCGGCATTATTATCAATTTGTGCAAGTTTTTATTCTGTAGCATTAACTTCGTCTATTCCTAATTTAGTAGATGAAGGGCGTATTCAAAAAGCGAGTGCTTTAAATCAAACGGCATCTTCTTTATCAAATATTTTAGGACCGATTATTGGCGGAGTTGTATTTGGTTTCTTTTCAATTCAGTCGTTCTTTCTGTTAAATAGCATTACGTTCTTTTTAGCAGTTATTTTGCAATTATTTATCGTATTTGATTTATATAAAAAAGAAGTGGCTGAGAGTAAAGAGCATTTCTTGACGAGTATAAAAGAAGGTTTTTCATATGTAAAACGACAGCATGAAATATATGGTTTAATGAAAATAGCACTGTGGGTAAACTTTTTTGCGTGTGGGCTAACCGTTGCACTTCCATACATTATCGTCCAAACATTGCATTTATCTTCAAAGCAACTCGGTACTGTAGAGGGAATGTTAGCAGTCGGGATGTTAATGGGTGCGATTGCTTTATCAGTGCGTAAAGAAGTGAATAATCTGTTTCGTTCTATTTATAGTGGACTGTTTTTATTTGCGGGTTTGAGTTTATGTACAGTCTTCCCGTTGTTAGTTACCATTCCGAAAGTAGCAAGTTTTATTTACTATATTGCTTTTATGATGTTAACTGGTATATCAATTATGATTGTAAATATTCCGATGCAAGTACATATGCAAAAGACGACAGATCCGAGCTATTTAGGGCGTGTGTTCGGCCTACTTGAAACAATTGCTACTGCAATCGCACCGCTCGGTATGATTGTATATGGATTATTATTAGATATGTTACCTACTAGCATTGTTATGATGACAATAGGCGGAGGATTATTGTTAGTTGTATTAGTTGGAGTAAAGCAGCATATGGCGAAAAGAAAAGTGAATGTTTCAGCTTAA
- a CDS encoding histidine phosphatase family protein: MTTMYFVRHAHSTYTKEERERPLSDRGHFDAENVTHLLNDEHIDVVISSPYKRAIQTVQGIANTYNLSIQIEEELRERLLSSEPVADFNEAIHRVWEDWTFAYEGGESNDVAQRRAVLCMQNILGKYKGKNIVIGTHGNIMVLLMNYFDSKYDFQFWKTLHMPDVYKLTFDNNRFTSAERIEKTGHQINIL, from the coding sequence ATGACTACAATGTATTTCGTTCGCCATGCCCACTCTACATATACAAAAGAAGAACGGGAACGTCCTTTATCTGATAGGGGGCACTTTGATGCAGAGAATGTAACACATTTATTAAACGATGAACATATTGATGTTGTAATTTCAAGCCCGTACAAAAGAGCGATTCAAACTGTACAAGGAATTGCGAATACATATAATTTATCAATACAAATAGAAGAAGAGTTACGAGAAAGGTTATTAAGTTCAGAGCCAGTAGCAGATTTTAATGAAGCTATTCATAGAGTGTGGGAAGACTGGACTTTTGCATACGAAGGCGGGGAATCAAATGATGTAGCGCAAAGGCGTGCTGTATTATGTATGCAAAATATATTGGGGAAATATAAAGGGAAGAATATTGTAATAGGCACTCATGGGAATATTATGGTATTACTAATGAATTATTTTGATTCGAAATATGATTTTCAGTTTTGGAAAACACTTCATATGCCTGATGTGTATAAATTAACTTTTGATAATAATCGTTTCACTTCTGCTGAAAGAATAGAGAAAACCGGTCATCAGATAAACATTTTGTAA